TATCTCTTCAAAAACACAAAAACCAGCATTCTCCATCAACACAACTTCAGGTATCCCTATTTCTTGCGAAGCTTTCCTGTCAATTTCCTTCATCTGGGATGAGTTCAAAATAAACATTTATCATCCCTTCTTTTTTTTTATTTTTCAGCAATGGCAACTGCAACTGCAACTGATTTTTGGTGAGATATACTCACCACAATATTTTTAATTCCAAGCTCAAAACAAAGAGCCTCTGCCCTGTTATAAAGCTTCACCATTGGACAACCAGTTTTTCCTTTTTGTATTTCTATGTCTTTAAAGCAAAAAACAACTCCTGTTGAAAGTGCTTTGGCAACTGCTTCTTTTGCAGCAAAATACCCTGCTATTGTCTCAGGATTATATCTTTTCTGTTTTATATATTCAAGCTCACAGGAAGTAAACACCCTTTTTAAAAATTCATCAAATCTCTTCATATCTTTGAATCTGTCCACTTCAACAACATCAATACCAATATTAAATATCATAAACTATTTTCCCCTTCTAAGTTAAATATTGCATAATTTTTGCTTAAAAAACAACAAAAAATATAAATGAAAGGAGGGACTAAACATGAGTTTT
The sequence above is drawn from the Caldicellulosiruptor bescii DSM 6725 genome and encodes:
- the acpS gene encoding holo-ACP synthase; this translates as MIFNIGIDVVEVDRFKDMKRFDEFLKRVFTSCELEYIKQKRYNPETIAGYFAAKEAVAKALSTGVVFCFKDIEIQKGKTGCPMVKLYNRAEALCFELGIKNIVVSISHQKSVAVAVAIAEK